CGGTCCAGCCTCGCGTGGAGAGGCTTTCGGTCAAGCGGGCGAAATCGCGCGGCAAGTCGATTCCGGCGGGCAATCTCTCGCGGCTGATTCCGCCGTCGGCATCGGAACCCAGCCCGACATGTGCGCGCGAACCGGTCAGCTCGCAGATGTGTTCAATATGCGCGATCGCTTCGTCGATCGACGCACGCCGATCGCGCCCGCCTCCGGGAACAAGAAACTGAGAAAGCAGATTGAGTCCGATGACGCCGCCACGTCTGCCGATTTCTCGGATCGTCTCATCGGCGAGGTGTCGCTGCAGGTTCGCGGGCGCATTCGCGCCGCTAGCGATGATCGCGCGGCAGTTCGAATGCGATGCGATGACCGGTGCATCGGTGATCGAAAGCAGATCGTTCGTCGCGCGATCCGACAGATGAGAGAGATCGTGAACGATTCCGATCCGATCCATCTCGCGTACGAGTTCACGGCCGAGCGGCGTGATGCCGATCTTGTTCGCTTCCGGCTCTTCGCTGTTGCCCGTCGCGTAACGCGAACTCTTGGCCCACGTCAGCCCGATGGCGACAACGCCTTCGCTCGCCCACCATTCAAGTTCCCGCGGCGAGCGGATCGGGTCCGCGTTTTCCATCAGGATCCCGATCCGCAGCGCGGGCGCCTTGGGCGACTCGGTCAAACGATCGACGAGCGACCCCATCGACGGCGGGACGATTTCGCTCACGCCCATGCCGCCGCGCAATTCGCCCGTGCTTACATCGATGTGAAGCGCATCGCAAAGGTCCGTCGTGATGAGTCCGCGTTCCGCCCATGTCAGGTAAACCTCGAGCTGCGCCTTTCCAACTGCGTGAGCCCGGGCCTCATCCGAATATCCCTCCGGACCCTTGCCATCCCGCTCGGTGAAAATCGTCGCCAGCGCGAAGCGAACATTCCCGCCTCGAAGCGACGGAAGCGTCACGCAAGCCGGTTGATCAGGGCCGCCGGCTTGGAGCGGATCGGACGCGAGCATGTCGCGTTTGTTGACCGCGAGGTAGGCGAGGTCGAGATGGGAATCGAAGAAGATCACACCGCGACCGTTTTCGGCGTGCCGGAGACCACAAACTCCGCCTCGGTCTTCTTCTTGATCTCATCGACCGTGACGCCGGGTGCGACTTCGGTGAGCACGAA
The DNA window shown above is from Phycisphaeraceae bacterium and carries:
- a CDS encoding membrane dipeptidase, coding for MIFFDSHLDLAYLAVNKRDMLASDPLQAGGPDQPACVTLPSLRGGNVRFALATIFTERDGKGPEGYSDEARAHAVGKAQLEVYLTWAERGLITTDLCDALHIDVSTGELRGGMGVSEIVPPSMGSLVDRLTESPKAPALRIGILMENADPIRSPRELEWWASEGVVAIGLTWAKSSRYATGNSEEPEANKIGITPLGRELVREMDRIGIVHDLSHLSDRATNDLLSITDAPVIASHSNCRAIIASGANAPANLQRHLADETIREIGRRGGVIGLNLLSQFLVPGGGRDRRASIDEAIAHIEHICELTGSRAHVGLGSDADGGISRERLPAGIDLPRDFARLTESLSTRGWTDAEVAGFACENWCRFWSRRSSLTN